The sequence below is a genomic window from Monodelphis domestica isolate mMonDom1 chromosome 2, mMonDom1.pri, whole genome shotgun sequence.
GTTACACCCCACTTCTTACCCAAGAGCAACAAGCCCTTTCGGCGCTCACTTTATTTATGCCCGTTCAACCCAAATGCCCCAAACTTCCTCCAGGGGCTGCTTAGTTACCAGATTCGATGCTCACTTCCCCCAGCTTCAGGTGAGCTTGGGCTGCATTGAGCTGGGCTTCCTTTGTTTCCTGCCTAAAACAGGAGGAATGTATtagtggggaagggagagggggtgtgtatgtgtgtgtgtggcgggggggggggggggggggggggtaagaggGCCACAGCTTTCTCTTCAGTCTGGGAGCACAGAAGGGGAAATAAAGTGAGCGGGGCGACTTACCTCTTAAAAATGATCTTTGCCAAGTCCAGCATATCCCAGGCAAGTTCCAGGTTTCCAATGtcttcatcttcattttcctGAACAGACTAAGAGAAAGCCAAGTAAGTGGTGTTCGATGCAGTGGAGTTTGAATGAGGACCAGGTCCTGGGCCAGGGGGAGAACACACCTTGTTTTCCAGTTTAGAATCGTTTCCTGGCTCCTCAGCTTCTCGGTCATTCTCTTTGTCATCTTCTTCAGAGCCTTCAGTTTCTGCAAGTAAAAAGCCCTCCAGAATGAGAAAAGAGTAGGAGACACCCACAGGCTAGTCGCTGGGATTCCACCCAGTGGACTGTCAGCCACAGCTTCAAATCCAAAGGTCATGGGCATTTCAGCTGCTGCCACTCAAAAATACTTTGGTCCACACATCAGCTCAATCTGGGATTAAAGCTAATGGTCAAGGTGAGAgtttgaggggagagagagggcaTTAAAAGTCAAGAGATGAACCTGGCCTTAACTCAGGGGATACAGAACCTAGAAACTACCTTGGGTCCAGGCCTTGGGAAGGAGATCAGTTCTTGGCTAGCAGCACCAGGGGAAAGAAACCAGGCTCACAGGTCCTTCTGCAAAGAGCACTTTCTCTTGGCTGGATTAATTCTTTGGGCTATTTCAAAGCTCAGGCTGGGTTTCTTGGTGCTTCTGGTAACTTGTACCAAGGTATAATAATGTCAAATTGAGCTACCTGAAGGGCATGTTGGCTGATAAAAAGTAAAGCTGGTATCTGGAAAGGACCATCAGCTCAAAGACAAGGTCCTTTGGAATGGAGGCTCAAGAGCCAGACCACTTTCTGCCAAATTAATAATGCCAGTTCACTAATCAGAATCAAGTCAAAGGGTGACCCTTATATCTCCCAACTATCTCCAACGTAAGAGGACAATCTGAGAAGAAATACACTCAGTCATGGCCTCCCAAGACAAGTTtcctttggggaatgactttcTTGGCCACACTGAATGAGGTGTTCTCTTTAGTAGTTTTGGGTTTTCATCTCTCTGTGCTACAACCCGATAGGCCCAGACTTTCACTTATCCACTGAGGTTCCCACATGTGAAGTGGAAGATCACTAATGATGTCAAGACTTCCCCAAACTCACAACTCTGAGGGATTCAGATCTGTAGGTCCTGAACTTTCTAGCTTTCTGGGGGTCAAGTATAAAGGCAGTCGGACTACCTCTGCTCTCAGATCTCCAGAAGCTGAGGACCCTGAGCACTTGTTGGGGGCACTGATAAGACCCTTTTTGGGTATCAACTGGACTAAGTGCCCAAAAGGCTTGGTTCCATTGGATTCTGTGATACTAAGATGGCAGTGTTCTTCAGCATAATACCACTcgtttaccttggaaccaatacacagcactgtTTCTAGATaggaagttaaaaagaaaagatagaaccacctattcagttattttttaagTCTACCTTCTATCATTTAAGGGTGCAGTCAGTCAGCCAATATGGATCAGACTGAACCAACTCTTTACTGTTCCTAAAGGAGTTGGAAATTTGTGGTGAatggtattttgttttgttttttaaaaccagtCTCAAAGAAGCCTCACCAGCCACACTCTGGGGATGCTGGAATCAACATTGTCAAAGTACAATGAATGATTGTGCTGGTTCAGGAGAGGTCCTTAACAAAAGTTCTATTTGAGAGATATACTAAATAAAGTGTACTGTTTCTGATGTAGAGGGAGGATGGTGGTAGAATGGGGAAGCAGTCAGATCTTTTTGGCCCATATCTCCTTCTCTAACCTGAGGAAATTCAACCACCCCTGACTCTGATCCCAGAAAAAAGGGTCTGTAAAGGCCCTTTCCTATAGGCAGCTGGTGGGGCAATGCCTAAAGCAATGagcctagtcaggaagacctaaattcaaatctggccgtgggacacttactagctatgtgactataagcaagtcacttcatttttctctaagtttcctcaaataaaatagggaaaatatcaGCACCtacctacctcccagtgttgtgatactcaaataatatttgtaaagcaatttatacaatatgtatatgataggtgattaataaatgcttgttttcttcctttctagaaGAGGGCCACAGAAGGTAATAAAGAGTGGCCAACTCCCTCCATTCCTCTTGACCTCACTACTACACTTGGGTGGCCTGGGAAAAATCTCCCTCGAATCCTAGTTAAGGTAGCTAGGGCTGGGGTCTAGAGGGGAAAGGACCAATCTAGCAATTGTTCATGGAGAAAAGACAATGGGAACATATCTACGATTAATGTTGGTGTTAGAGGAATCATTAGACAGTagaatcctcaaatgacaacacACTGAGAAACCAtttcaaatgaatgaatttgaTCTATGAACACTGTTCCATTTGCAATTTTGCCAATTGTAAGGATTGtagaaagcaattaaaaaaagaagttcccCAAGGATCAAATTAAAGCAGGTGAGCAGCTAGAGCAGGGAGGCAGgtgaagaggggaaagagcaGTGGCAGCGGCGgcagcaatagcagcagcagcagcagcaaagcCCTTCCACTACATGTCAGCAACATCTGTCTGTGCCTCATGGTATAGCTGGGCATGGCTCATAACTTTAACTCCTTCCACAAAACAAAGCCCTCACTTTACATGGCAAGTCTGCTTATGTGCGACAAATCTGGGGATTCTACTGTGCTGTCCCTAATTCCTAAAACAGATGTTAAAATAAGCCTTTAGAACAAAGGTTTAATCTCCCAGAAGGCATGCAAGTGGACCTCCATTCAGCATTCTCTGCCACCCTGGTTACTTGAATGCTACTGCCTGGTcctgctccccaccccccacctcacccccaccCTCCTTGCCCCTTTGGGTTCCCATACTGCTCCAAGTCACTGGCCAGGCAAGTGAGTCCCAGCTGACATGTCTATGGCAGTTAGTAAAAGCATTAGTTTCAGCTAGCCAAGGCAGTCTTGTGGCTTCCTGAACCCCTGCTCCACGGCCTCTACTCTGGCCACCCCGTTCCTGGCTCCTACTCCAAAGGCAGACGGAAAATTCTGAATGGAAGGCTGACTTTCCCCCAGTTAGTGAGTCAGGTCCATCACGTCATCCCCCCACAGCAGTAGGCCTGGCCTCCCTGttaccttctccctcctcctcctcctcctcctccttctccttcatcagctcatctttttcttcttgttctacaGCAGCAGCTACTGAATCTTTTTCTTCAGAGGGTGTTTCTCCAGCCACCTGGCCCCTGGGGCCCATCTCAGGCCCATCTCCGGCTGCCTTGGAATCTTCTGGAGTGCTCTTGGGGCCCTCTTGGACAGGGGCTGCCTCTGCCAGAGACCCTGCCTCAGGATCGATGTTCTCTTTTGTGTCTGGGAGCTTCTGGGCAGCCTGCTCTTCTACAGGGACTTGTTCTCCTGGCTCAGAAATCACACTAGCCTGGCCCTCGGCATGGGTGGCTGCTGCTGGCTGCTCCTCGACTTTCTCCTCACTTGGAACTTCTGCCTGGGCCTCCATGGGTGCTGCTGCCACTTGGGCCTCCCCTGAAGCCTCTGCTGGTTCCTCTTCAGCAAGGACCGCTTCCACCTCTCCTTTCTTGGCTTCGGGTGATACTGCTGCTACTgcctccatctccctcccttcccctcctcccccatctgCTGCCTCTCCTTCTACTCTGACTTCAGCTCCCTGCTcttctggggctggggctggctGCTCTTCAGGAGCTTCTCTGGGCCCTTCCTCTGTTCTTATAATTACTTCTCCCTGTTTCTCCTCAACTACTGTTTCTGCTCTGGTTTCCTCTTCTTCTGGCTTTCCATCTTGGTGGGCAGCAGTCGGAGCTTCTGTCTCTGCTGGTGGCTCCTCTGAAGTGGCTGCTGCTTCGGGTTCTGGGATTAGGCTCGGGGCCTTCTCAGGGCTTCCTGGGGCTGCTTCTGCCCGGCTTTTGTCCTCCACCATCTCTACATCAGCTTCTGTGCTCTCGGGCCCCTCTGCTGGGCTTTCCTGGGCCTTCTCCCGGGAAGCCTCGGCCTTGGCTTTCTGTGCTGCCTGCTCCTTCATGGCATCATAGACCTGTTCTCTCAACACGTCCCTTGCTTCCTCTACATGGTGAAGGAACATGAAGCATAAACATTTCTTCCAGTTTAATGATAAAAGGcataaatggaaatggaaattaatCCCCCTCTAACCCTTAGCCTGGCTGATGAACTACAATGGAACTCTGCCCCTGGAaaattttgttcaaataaaaaggAGCAAGGACTAGCCAGCAAAGAAGCCCCTCACATGAAGTATAGGTGGTGAAGAGGATGCGAAGCTTTTCCAGGCTCAAATAAGATAGAAAATGTAGAGCTTTTGTAAACTTTTTATAAAGTACCACAGAAACGTGGGTCATTACTAACATTACTGTTATTCTTACACTGTCTGGGGTTACAGGCTCCCACCTGAAAGGGCACTCAGGcttcaagaagagaaaataagcGATTTCCCTCTATTCTAATAAAGTTACTGAGTAGCCCAGGCTGGTTCAAAAatagggatcaggaaaagcttctggATGGTAGCCATTGCTCCAAACAAGAAGCCACATAGGAACCTTGTCTGGTGAGGAATTCAGTTACTTCCTCCAAAGTGGGAGTTAAGATTATCTGGCCTGCCCCAAAGTGTCAGTAGTCAGCTGTGATCAGTTTGCGCAATCTCTGGATGCGTGGCGTCTCTATGAGGTGGGACATGCAGCGCTACATACCATCTACGTTATCAGAACTCTCTACCATAGATTCATCTTCTGCTTTCTCTCCATCTTCATCCACTGGGACTCCATCCAGGGCATTTCCTAACACCCCATTCTCCATTCTAGGAGGAGAACAAACATAGAAAGCACCAAGATACCACGGCTAGGGTCCTTCTCACTCCTACTGAGGTCAGTACTAGCCATTCTCCTTGCTGAGCTCAGAATACAGCAGAGCAGATTGCAAAATGTGGACAGTGCAAAAGGGTTAGTAATTACTGGGGGGTGAGGGGAGTGGGGGTGGCGCACAAAAGCAATTGCTGGCGGGGATGGATAGATGGCTGCTGGGGGCATTTTCAAAGTGGTCAGCTCCAGGCACTTTTGATGAGTAACCCTGTCCCTATTACACAGTGATAGCCAATGTCTACATGTGTAAAGAGACAGAGGGCCTTCAAGATGGgattccaattctaattttactGAGTTCTTCTTCTGACCTGGGGCCCAATCCTGGAACCTTCCAACCATACTTTTTCTCTCTATAAATGCTATGTCCTTTGCCCACCCCCTCCCAGGACTGAAGTACTTTACAGATTCTGAAACATGGTAGAAATCCAAGCTACTATTCTGATCATCATCACAATTAGAGAGTTTACCAGGAGTTGACAATGGATGATTTATTAGCTCCCACAATAGCAAAACATTAAGACTTCTAAGTGTCTCTGTCTAATCTAACAAAGTTTGAACTTCTACAAATTACTCAAGAGGCACCATAGTATGATGGGCAGCACATGGCCAGGGGCATAGACACCATCCTAGCCTGCTTTGGTAAGGAGATTCCCTATCCCAAGGGTAGCTCTGTCTCTACTATGTTAAAAGGAACCAAGGCACCTTTTGCATCTGATGGCCTTGATGCCATTATCTAATGAATGAACCTGGACCTTCAAGGTTGCACAGAGGCTAAAGATTCTCTCCCATTCCATACTCAGCAATCCAAATGGGAGAATCTACTCCGCTCTCAGCCACGAAAGCACATCCATTTCTGCGTTTCCACATCACATCCACTTCTCCCATCCAGAACGAAGGCATCTATTGTCTTGCTTAACCTTTACCAAACACCACCTGCTCCTCCCACTGACTGGGTCCTCCTGCCCCACATTCTACCTTGGGAGAGGGAGGCCCAAGCCCCTGTACACCAGGGAGAGCCCTCCATGCATCCCAAGCACTGAGTGAGCCTTGGAAGACATACCTTGCTAACTCCAGAAGAGATTTCCCATAGTAAAAGAAGGCTTCTCCACACTCATTAGCTGTCTCTCCATACTTCTTACCCCTAGAGAGGAAAGGACACACAGCAAAATAAGAGAAGCTATCTCACCTACAAAATAACCACCTCAAGCCATGCGCTGCTTCGCCtgtgccctaagcactccacctAAAGGGAATGCCAGGGACAATTATCAGGCAGCTGCGGGCTCGCCTAAAGCATGGGCCAGAGGCCAGACTGAGGAGCCCAAGCTGCCTCATCCTCTTCAGACCAGCCACACTGAGTCTGCCACAGCTGAGGGCTTTATTTCCAACAAACACGTATCCGACACTGACTGCCACCATCATGGTCCCTCACAAGTCTCCTATACCCCTCAACTGGCTTCAATGGCCATCTCTGACCAAGCACCTGGCACGACATCAGCAATGCTGTGCTGAGCACTAAGGATAGACACGCCGTGACAGGGACCACAGAGAGTGCCACAGGTGGGTTGAGAAAGGAGACAGCAGGCAAGGGAGCCCTCAGTCACCTCAGAAAGATAGGAGAGGTGAAGAATCAGGAGGGAGAAAATACACAAAAGATACTGGACCAGGAGGCCCAAAGACAGGAACTCGGGTTCTATGCTGTAGAATTAGGTGCACCACCTGGGCTGGGGGTAGGAGACTCAGGAGGGTCGTGCCCTCAGTTACATGGTGGCCCAATCCTATATTTTAGGTACTCCAATCTTCCGGCAAAGGTACAAGACAGGATAGAGAGGAAAGCCGGGAGGCAGGGTAAGCAGTTCCAGCCAAAGGCCTGAACAAGAGGGAGAATGGGGACAACAAAGGCAGATGCAGAACTCGGAGACTTTCTGCCCTATTAAACCTTCAACTTGACATTCATGACAAATGTCACTTCTCTACCAAAAGCAAATACTGATACTTACAAGAGACTAGCTGCTTCCTGGAATGCATTGACAGCTGCTGGAATGTCTCCCATTACCAGATGTTTCTGCCCCAAGCCCAGTAGCTTCTTAGattcactatccacatccagactGGGAGTGTGGCAAataaggggaagaaaaacaaaaaccagaataCTATGGGTCAGAACCACCAGCCACACCCTAACAGTAGGTGCACAGCCCAAAACCCAAAGGGCCACCTATTCCAGCTAGATACTTCAACACTACAAAACCAATTGCTACCGCCCCCACCCCAAAGCCTAATCTCATAAGGGAGGCCCCCAATGCCCTTGACCTTATCTGTCATTTCTCACGACAGCCCCTTCCCACCACACTTCTTACCCACCCCATCAACCCCCAAACCCCAGGCCTTTCCCAGGCTATTGAGCCCCTGACAAAGTCTTCAATCCTCCCCATTCTAACCCACCATTCACATCTACTAGTTATCTTTCAAGCCAAAAGCTTCTTGAAATCCCTGCCAAGACTGGTCAGTAATGCTATCCCTGCCCAAAAGCCCCTCCTCCACTTCAGAGGGCAAGGCCTGATTCCAAGTAACAGTGTGCAAGAGGCAGAGCACCAGAGCAATCTTGGGGGCCTAGCCAGAAATTCAGGCTCTGTCATATGAATGGTTTGGACTAGTTGGCCAGGGAAAGAAAAGGTCAGCCCTTCCAGCCAAGTCTATCATCCCGTATGCCCAAGTGCCAACCTCTATCCTGAGGACAGTCAGGAAGAAAGTCAAGGCCAGGCTTCAAGCCTGCATAGCCCCAAGCTACATGAATTCACCTGTGAGATGCTGAATTCATTCACAAATATCACAAAAGTTGCATTAGGTGGACTCTAAGGGCCTAGAAATCTAGAAGGAAAAAGATCTGTCCCTAGTAGGACAAATGTTCCATCGGAACTTTGGTCCCTGGGATCACTGTCCCTCTGGCAATAGACCCTGAGCCAGTTACAACCtggagcctcagtttacttaccTGCATTCCAAACTTCACAGAACTGTTGTGCGTGAGCCAAGTGCTTTGGGAGGGCCTACAAGTGGTCTATGCTATTGTCAACTATGATGTCCCCAGAGTGGAAACTTAACTCATCAATGCTAGGTGAACAAATGAAGGGCATGAAATCTGTATAAGGTTCCCAGGGTCAAGTTCATCCAACAACACCACTATTCCTCAAGCTTGTTAAGGATACTCATTCTAAGGGTGGGAGAAGGAGTGGGTGACCATGGAGAGGGCCACTACTTTGAGTTGGAGGAAGTGGCTGCTCCAGGGAGGGCTGATGACAGCTCAGAGGGAGGGATGGCTGTCCCCTGCCCCTCCTGTGTGAGACAAACCAGCCTGACTCCAAAGCTGTCATGGTTCCAAGTTCAAAGGCCTAAACATGGAACAGCAGCAGCAATGGGAAGAAAGCCCAAAGAGAGAATGAATCTTTGGCAGTAGTAACAGAAGCCCCCCTATCTGGCCCCAAATTAGCTTCTGAAACACAGTTGCTCAGCTCAActggaaaaaaagtaaataaataaaacaaaactcaaaaggCAGATTTCCCAGGGGTTTTCATTAAAAGTGATTCAGTTAGGACACtgaggtggctcagtatataAAACACCAGGCCTGGAAAAAGGAGCTCCTGTGTTCAGTTCTAACCTCAGtcttcttagctgtgggaccctgggaaagtcatttaaccccctcaCTGCTTAACCCTTACAATACTTGGTattcaagtctaagacagaaagtaagagttttaaataaaattttaaaatgacttaGCCAAGTGACTCACAAATCTTTGGTTCCACCAAGATGTGCCTAGCTAGGCCTCACCCACAACATGAAACAAAGCTAGGTTTCCACTCAAGATGGCCAGCTGCTGTTTACAAATGCCATTGTTTCTTACCTATCAGTTTTCTCTGTAGATGTGGACGGGGCAGGtgcctcttcttcccttctggaGAGATTTAAGACAGTGAAAATTAGAGTGAACGCACATTCAGAGTCAGTCCAGAGAGGTTCATTACACTGGCAGTCAAAACACATTTGGGGGTGTGGGGATGACTAATGTCATCAGGTAACACTTGCTCCCAGGTACCCACTGACT
It includes:
- the NASP gene encoding nuclear autoantigenic sperm protein isoform X1; protein product: MAAEPAAIAELDPADKREEEAPAPSTSTEKTDSLDVDSESKKLLGLGQKHLVMGDIPAAVNAFQEAASLLGKKYGETANECGEAFFYYGKSLLELARMENGVLGNALDGVPVDEDGEKAEDESMVESSDNVDEEARDVLREQVYDAMKEQAAQKAKAEASREKAQESPAEGPESTEADVEMVEDKSRAEAAPGSPEKAPSLIPEPEAAATSEEPPAETEAPTAAHQDGKPEEEETRAETVVEEKQGEVIIRTEEGPREAPEEQPAPAPEEQGAEVRVEGEAADGGGGEGREMEAVAAVSPEAKKGEVEAVLAEEEPAEASGEAQVAAAPMEAQAEVPSEEKVEEQPAAATHAEGQASVISEPGEQVPVEEQAAQKLPDTKENIDPEAGSLAEAAPVQEGPKSTPEDSKAAGDGPEMGPRGQVAGETPSEEKDSVAAAVEQEEKDELMKEKEEEEEEEGEETEGSEEDDKENDREAEEPGNDSKLENKSVQENEDEDIGNLELAWDMLDLAKIIFKRQETKEAQLNAAQAHLKLGEVSIESENYSQAIEEFQACLALQQNYLEAHDRLLAETHYQLGLAYSYNSQYGEAVSQFTKSVDVIEKRLAMLNERIKAAEAPSAEDEKEIEELKELLPEIKEKIEDAKESQSSGNVAELALKATLVQAASGFTSSSGNSSASGITARRSTDGAATTSSNCVTDISHLVRKKRKPEEESPRKDAEAKKPKQEPAVNGGSGDGDGGGDAAPTTNEAAENMEAEAENQPPAESGAATVQSTA
- the NASP gene encoding nuclear autoantigenic sperm protein isoform X4, with the translated sequence MAAEPAAIAELDPADKREEEAPAPSTSTEKTDSLDVDSESKKLLGLGQKHLVMGDIPAAVNAFQEAASLLMENGVLGNALDGVPVDEDGEKAEDESMVESSDNVDEEARDVLREQVYDAMKEQAAQKAKAEASREKAQESPAEGPESTEADVEMVEDKSRAEAAPGSPEKAPSLIPEPEAAATSEEPPAETEAPTAAHQDGKPEEEETRAETVVEEKQGEVIIRTEEGPREAPEEQPAPAPEEQGAEVRVEGEAADGGGGEGREMEAVAAVSPEAKKGEVEAVLAEEEPAEASGEAQVAAAPMEAQAEVPSEEKVEEQPAAATHAEGQASVISEPGEQVPVEEQAAQKLPDTKENIDPEAGSLAEAAPVQEGPKSTPEDSKAAGDGPEMGPRGQVAGETPSEEKDSVAAAVEQEEKDELMKEKEEEEEEEGEETEGSEEDDKENDREAEEPGNDSKLENKENEDEDIGNLELAWDMLDLAKIIFKRQETKEAQLNAAQAHLKLGEVSIESENYSQAIEEFQACLALQQNYLEAHDRLLAETHYQLGLAYSYNSQYGEAVSQFTKSVDVIEKRLAMLNERIKAAEAPSAEDEKEIEELKELLPEIKEKIEDAKESQSSGNVAELALKATLVQAASGFTSSSGNSSASGITARRSTDGAATTSSNCVTDISHLVRKKRKPEEESPRKDAEAKKPKQEPAVNGGSGDGDGGGDAAPTTNEAAENMEAEAENQPPAESGAATVQSTA
- the NASP gene encoding nuclear autoantigenic sperm protein isoform X3, translating into MAAEPAAIAELDPADKREEEAPAPSTSTEKTDSLDVDSESKKLLGLGQKHLVMGDIPAAVNAFQEAASLLMENGVLGNALDGVPVDEDGEKAEDESMVESSDNVDEEARDVLREQVYDAMKEQAAQKAKAEASREKAQESPAEGPESTEADVEMVEDKSRAEAAPGSPEKAPSLIPEPEAAATSEEPPAETEAPTAAHQDGKPEEEETRAETVVEEKQGEVIIRTEEGPREAPEEQPAPAPEEQGAEVRVEGEAADGGGGEGREMEAVAAVSPEAKKGEVEAVLAEEEPAEASGEAQVAAAPMEAQAEVPSEEKVEEQPAAATHAEGQASVISEPGEQVPVEEQAAQKLPDTKENIDPEAGSLAEAAPVQEGPKSTPEDSKAAGDGPEMGPRGQVAGETPSEEKDSVAAAVEQEEKDELMKEKEEEEEEEGEETEGSEEDDKENDREAEEPGNDSKLENKSVQENEDEDIGNLELAWDMLDLAKIIFKRQETKEAQLNAAQAHLKLGEVSIESENYSQAIEEFQACLALQQNYLEAHDRLLAETHYQLGLAYSYNSQYGEAVSQFTKSVDVIEKRLAMLNERIKAAEAPSAEDEKEIEELKELLPEIKEKIEDAKESQSSGNVAELALKATLVQAASGFTSSSGNSSASGITARRSTDGAATTSSNCVTDISHLVRKKRKPEEESPRKDAEAKKPKQEPAVNGGSGDGDGGGDAAPTTNEAAENMEAEAENQPPAESGAATVQSTA
- the NASP gene encoding nuclear autoantigenic sperm protein isoform X2, with product MAAEPAAIAELDPADKREEEAPAPSTSTEKTDSLDVDSESKKLLGLGQKHLVMGDIPAAVNAFQEAASLLGKKYGETANECGEAFFYYGKSLLELARMENGVLGNALDGVPVDEDGEKAEDESMVESSDNVDEEARDVLREQVYDAMKEQAAQKAKAEASREKAQESPAEGPESTEADVEMVEDKSRAEAAPGSPEKAPSLIPEPEAAATSEEPPAETEAPTAAHQDGKPEEEETRAETVVEEKQGEVIIRTEEGPREAPEEQPAPAPEEQGAEVRVEGEAADGGGGEGREMEAVAAVSPEAKKGEVEAVLAEEEPAEASGEAQVAAAPMEAQAEVPSEEKVEEQPAAATHAEGQASVISEPGEQVPVEEQAAQKLPDTKENIDPEAGSLAEAAPVQEGPKSTPEDSKAAGDGPEMGPRGQVAGETPSEEKDSVAAAVEQEEKDELMKEKEEEEEEEGEETEGSEEDDKENDREAEEPGNDSKLENKENEDEDIGNLELAWDMLDLAKIIFKRQETKEAQLNAAQAHLKLGEVSIESENYSQAIEEFQACLALQQNYLEAHDRLLAETHYQLGLAYSYNSQYGEAVSQFTKSVDVIEKRLAMLNERIKAAEAPSAEDEKEIEELKELLPEIKEKIEDAKESQSSGNVAELALKATLVQAASGFTSSSGNSSASGITARRSTDGAATTSSNCVTDISHLVRKKRKPEEESPRKDAEAKKPKQEPAVNGGSGDGDGGGDAAPTTNEAAENMEAEAENQPPAESGAATVQSTA
- the NASP gene encoding nuclear autoantigenic sperm protein isoform X5, with the protein product MAAEPAAIAELDPADKREEEAPAPSTSTEKTDRMENGVLGNALDGVPVDEDGEKAEDESMVESSDNVDEEARDVLREQVYDAMKEQAAQKAKAEASREKAQESPAEGPESTEADVEMVEDKSRAEAAPGSPEKAPSLIPEPEAAATSEEPPAETEAPTAAHQDGKPEEEETRAETVVEEKQGEVIIRTEEGPREAPEEQPAPAPEEQGAEVRVEGEAADGGGGEGREMEAVAAVSPEAKKGEVEAVLAEEEPAEASGEAQVAAAPMEAQAEVPSEEKVEEQPAAATHAEGQASVISEPGEQVPVEEQAAQKLPDTKENIDPEAGSLAEAAPVQEGPKSTPEDSKAAGDGPEMGPRGQVAGETPSEEKDSVAAAVEQEEKDELMKEKEEEEEEEGEETEGSEEDDKENDREAEEPGNDSKLENKSVQENEDEDIGNLELAWDMLDLAKIIFKRQETKEAQLNAAQAHLKLGEVSIESENYSQAIEEFQACLALQQNYLEAHDRLLAETHYQLGLAYSYNSQYGEAVSQFTKSVDVIEKRLAMLNERIKAAEAPSAEDEKEIEELKELLPEIKEKIEDAKESQSSGNVAELALKATLVQAASGFTSSSGNSSASGITARRSTDGAATTSSNCVTDISHLVRKKRKPEEESPRKDAEAKKPKQEPAVNGGSGDGDGGGDAAPTTNEAAENMEAEAENQPPAESGAATVQSTA